In a single window of the Cucumis melo cultivar AY chromosome 11, USDA_Cmelo_AY_1.0, whole genome shotgun sequence genome:
- the LOC127143922 gene encoding uncharacterized protein LOC127143922, with translation MVTGALSRKSNHSNITLNSVGSSLLRELKMDEATVSLEYVMLRKLPEEVSLSQRTNYSLRGDGALMKYDRLCVPNGQVIKDQILEEAHSSAYAMHPRSTKMYRTLKKHYWWPGMKREISEYVPKCLIYE, from the exons ATGGTGACAGGTGCCTTAAGCAGAAAGTCTAATCATTCTAACATCACTCTAAATTCGGTTGGTTCTTCGCTATTGAGAGAATTGAAGATGGATGAAGCTACTGTGTCA CTAGAATATGTAATGCTAAGGAAGTTACCAGAAGAGGTAAGTCTGAGCCAAAGAACGAATTATAGCTTGAGAGGTGATGGAGCTTTGATGAAATATGATAGGTTGTGTGTACCTAATGGCCAAGTGATAAAAGATCAAATTTTAGAGGAAGCACATAGTTCTGCATATGCAATGCATCCTCGTAGTACGAAAATGTATAGAACTTTGAAGAAGCACTATTGGTGGCCAGGTATGAAGCGTGAAATTTCAGAATACGTGCCTAAGTGTTTAATCTATGAGTAA